The window CTGCAGAGCAATATTATTAAAGAACCAGTTCGAATTTTTCTTCGGAATCATCTCTGTCTTTGCGATCGAGAAGCAGTCCGAGGATTTTTTCAAGAAGGCGTAATCCGCCTTTATAACCCACGGTAGGAAAGTACTGATGGCCCTGACGGTCTACGATGGGAAATCCCCAGCGTAGGAAAGGTACGTCTTCGTCTCTGGCGATGTACTTGCCGTATGTGTTACCGATGAGCAGATCAACAGGCTCATTTTTGATCCACTGGTGCAGAAGGAACATGTCACCTTTGGCTTTAACTTTGACTTCGAATGGCATATCTTTGGTGATTTCTTTAATGCGTTTTTCGAATTTTTTACCGGGAGTTCCGGTAACCACGTACACAGGGCACATGTCGATAGAGCAAAGAAATTCCACCATAGATATAAGCTGATCAGGGTCGCCGTAGATGGCTACGCGTTTACCGTAGAAGTACTGGTGCATGTCAGAGATCAGGTCCACCAGCTGTCCACGTTCAAAAGAGATGGAATCAGGAATGGACACTCCTGCAACGGTGCGCAGTACATCAATAAAACGGTCTGTTGCACTTAATCCGAAAGGCATATCAAGTACTGTGCAAGGCACTTTGTGCTTGGAATCCAGCCAGCGGGCAGCGTCAGCAGAGCACCATTCGCCAAGGGCAAGAGTTCCGATTGCTTTACTTGTTTCTTTGAGTTCTTTTACGGTTACGCCGCCGTCAGGGAACATTTTATATTCGCCGCTCAAAGGACCGTTTAAAACTCCTGAAGTGTCAGGAAAGAGAGTTATATCTACGCCGATAAGAGAAGATAGGCGCTTAATCTCTTCCATATCGCAAGGTTCAACCCAGCCTGGAATGATGTTTACTTTGCCGTTCTTTTCAGAAGTAGGCTCGGCAAGCTGAGCCATGGCTTTAACCATATTTGAAAAACCAGTGACATGAGAACCTACGTAACTTGGAGTAGGTGCGCCGATCATGGTTTTCCCTTCTGGAATCTTGCCTTCTTTTATTGCTTTGGTTCTGATCTGGTTGAGGTCATCACCGATTGTTTCGGAAAGGCAGGTAGTGTGGACCGCAATAACTTCAGGATCATAAACTGTGAAGATATTGTTGATAGCCTGCAGCAGGTTAGCCTGCCCGCCAAAGACGGATGCGCCTTCGGTGAATGAACTTGTAGCTGCAGAAACAGGCTCTTTGTAATGTCTGGTCAACATTGATCTGTGATAAGCACAGCAACCCTGTGAACCATGTGAATGTGGCAGACAGCCATGGATGCCCAGTGCTGCATACATGGCACCGATGGGCTGGCAGGTTTTTGCCGGGTTGATTACAAGTGACTTACGGTCTTTGATTTCTGTGGGGGTGTGTCTGAGTAACATATCTATTTCTCCTTACTCCCACACAAAAGTGGCTGTGAGTTCAGGGTTTTCCTGCCAGGGGGCTTTCATGTAGCTCCAGACTTTACTACCAACAAGACGGTCAATTTCTTTGTAGAAGTTGATTGCGCCCTGAAAGCCTGCATAGGGGCCGCCTGAGTCGTAACTGTGAAGCTGTTTCATAGGTACGCCAAGTTTCTGGATAGAGTATTTTTCTTTAATACCGGCGCAGAAGAGATCCGGTTTCATGAGTTCAACCAGTTTTTCAGCTTCGTACTGGTTCAAGTCGTCAACAATGATAGTTCCTTTATCCATGTCCGGATTAAGTCCTTCGTAGTGCTTGAACTGAAAACCAGACTCTTCAAGGGCTTTGATTTCTTCAGGGGTTTTACGGGCACGATAAAGAGCTTCATCTGCTTCGACTTCGATTTCTTCAATGTTCCTGGAGTCCGCATCAACCTTGATATCAGGGATAACATCACGGCCTTCGTAGTCATCGCGATGACCGAATTCGTAACCTGCGGAAATGGTTTTCATGCCCATTTCATTGAAGAGATCCTGATAGTGATGGGCACGTGAGCCGCCGACAAACATCATTGCAGTCTTGCCCTCAGTGCGGCTGCGCACGTCTGCTGCAACAGCTTCAACTTCTGGCAGTTCTTCAGCAATTACTTCGTTAATTCTGTCGATAAGTTTTTTATCACCAAAGTATTCGCCTATTTTACGCAGGGACTTAGCTGTTGAGGTTGCGCCGATGAAGTTAACTTTAATCCATGGAATACCGTATTTGGTTTCCAGCATGTCAGCCACATAGTTGATGGAGCGGTGACACATTACGCAGCTGAGGTCCGCATGCTGTGCAGAAGCAAACTGGTCGTATGTGGAGTTACCGGAAAATGTGGCAAGGTTGGTGATACCGCATTTTTTAAAGATGCGATCAATCTCAAAACCGTCACCACCAATGTTGTATTCACCAAGAAGGTTGATTTTATATTCGCCTTCTTTAGGTTCAGTGTTTTCACCAACCAGATGGGTGAAAACCTGATTGTTAGCAATATGGTGACCGGCAGACTGGGAAACTCCTTTGTATCCTTCACAAGAGAATCCGAATACGTTGCAGTCACCGAACTTGGCTTTCATCTTCCTTGCAACAGCGTGAATATCATCTCCGATAAGTCCGACAGGACAGGTGGAGAAGATACAGATGCCTTTTGGATGAAATAGGTCATATGCTTCCTGAATGGCGGCTTCGAGTTTTTTCTCACCGCCGAAAATGATGTCCTGATCCTGCATGTCTGTTGAAAAACAGTAAGGCATATAATTTTCGCCATCAGGACCTGCGGAGGTCTGGTTGCGGCGTGTCAGCCAGGAGTAGAATCCACAGCCGATAGGACCGTGGGTAATATTTACGATATCGCGGGTAGGGCCCATGATAACGCCCTTACAACCTGCGTAGGTACAGCCGCGCATGGTTATGATGCCGGGGATTGTACGGACGTTGGCAACTATTTCCGGCGGAGCTTCACTTTCTGTTGCCTCGTTGATCATTATCTGTTTGGCGCGTTTGCGGGCTACTTTCGGCGGATACTTTTTAAGGAGTTCTTCCTTGATATCCGCTGGGTCCCACTGCACCACTTTCTTCGTAGTACTCATTGTCTATTTCTCCTCTACTTGGTGCTAGATGATGGACTTTTCGCCTGTTTCGCCTGTTCTGACTCTTACGGAGTCTCCAATGGAGCTGACGAAAATTTTACCGTCACCGGGTTTTCCGCTCTGATTGGCCTTGATAATGGCCTCGACCACACTGTCTACAGCATCATCTGGAACTACTGCAGTTACAATGCGTTTGGGATAGAGTTTGCCTTTTTCCCCGAGCACGGCAGCAGCTTCTTCGTAGCCCGATTCAACACCTTCAAGGACGGATGGATTAACAAATCCTTTTCCGCGGCCCTGAGCCTCATGTGCGAAGAAAGCATCTATGCCTGCTTCTGTGAGGGCTTTTTTGGTGCGGTTCATCATATTCATCCGCACAACTGCGATGATTTCCTTCATGCTACGCCTCCTCTGCAGGGGCTGCTTCATTTACGCCGGAGCTGATGGTGTAGACATCATCCACATCGGTAACAAATATTTTACCGTCGCCGAATGCGCCTTTTGCACCTGAACGGGCTGCGTCCATGATGGTGCTGATTACAAAATCTTTATCAGCAGCTTTAACTACGCTCATGAGCATGGTTTTAGGGATTTCATCATAGGTTACTTCGCCGATCTTGATGCCGCGCTGTTTACCGCGGCCTGCTACAGAGTATTTGGTTACGGCTGGAAAGCCGTTGTCCATAAGTGCTGCGAGGACGTCATCTGCTTTTTCCGGTCTTACAATTGCTCTCACCATGATCATCATTTGCTTCTCTCCTTGTGTGCTGTGTGTGCTTTTTTATTGAGAAATTAAACTTCCATCAGACCGTAATCGAGCAGAAGCTGTTCAAGTTCTTCGATTTCAAGAGGGGAGGGGACAACGAACATTTTATTTTCATCAATGGCTGTTGCCAGTCCACGATATTTGGCAGCCTGTGGAACGGTGTCGTCCCATTCAATAACTGTTTTACGGTTGATTTCAGCGCGCTGAACGTCATTGTCGCGGGGAACAAAGTAAATCATCTGTGTTCCGAGCTTTTTAGCGAGCTCTTCAATCATTTCCTTTTCGTTATCAACATTACGGGAATTACAGATCAGGCCGCCGAGGCGAACTCCGCCGGATTCAGCATATTTCATAATACCTTTGCAGATATTGTTAGCTGCATACATAGCCATCATTTCACCTGAGCAGACAATGTAAATTTCTTCAGCTTTACCGTCACGGATAGGCATTGCAAATCCACCACAAACAACGTCACCAAGAACATCGTAGAATGCGTAGTCAAGACCTTCTGATTCTTCGTATGCACCGAGGTTCTCAAGCATGTTGATGGAAGTTATGATTCCGCGTCCTGCACATCCTACTCCCGGCTCAGGTCCACCGGATTCAACACACCATGTGTCTCCGAAACCAGGCTTACGGATATCCTCAAGCTCAACATCTTCACCTTCTTCACGCAGAGTATCGAGAACTGATTTCTGAGCCAGTCCGCCCAGCAGCAGGCGGGTTGAGTCAGCCTTAGGGTCACAACCGACAACCATGACTTTACGGCCCATTGTTGCGAGACCTGCTACGGTGTTCTGAGTTGTTGTGGATTTACCTATTCCGCCTTTTCCGTAGATTGCTACCTTTCTCATAATTTCCTCCATGGGGTTTGGATTGTTTTTGTTGATGCTGACTCTCATAAGGCAAGGTATGTGCCAAAACTCTATATCTGTTATAAAGTGTTGGTATAAAAGAAGAAAGTTGCTTAAATTGATTTGTTGATCAGCCTACGAAAAGTGTAGGTAAATACTGTGTGTAGGTACGAAAAGTGTAGGAAGCTACATTTTTGTATGTTGTTGGTAATAGGGATTGATATAGAGTTTTTATATTAAATTAAGGTATATAAAAGGGCGATGAGAATTGGCATCAATTGTGCTTTATTGGGAGTATAGGTTTTTAATCCCAACGGAGTTTGAAAAATGCTGATAGATACTACTCTTCGTGAAGGCGCGCAGTTATTCGGAGCTTACTTTAATTTAGAAACTCGTAAGCGCATTGCATCATCACTTATTAAAATAGGTGTGGATGAAATTGAGCTGGGATGGGTAGGACAAGAGAAACTTTCTGAACTCGTACAGTATGTCAGCTCCATTGCAGAAGATACGGTCTTGAGTGTTTGGTCTCCATGCAGGGAAAAAGATATTCTTGCTGCTGCCGAATTATCAGTTGATCGTATCAATATTGGAGTTCCTGTTTCAGATCTACATATCGAAAAAAGGCTATCAACTGATCGTAAAGCTCTGCTTCATAAAATTTCGGCTGCTGTCCGCACTGCAAAGGCTGTAGGCTTTAAGTACGTCTCCGTGGGCATGGAAGATGTTTCGAGAGCGGATATTGATTTCGCTCTGACAACGGCGCTTCTTGCCAAAGCTTGTGGAGCTTCCAGAATCAGGCTTTCTGATTCGCTTGGACAACTGACTCCTCGAGCCATGGAAAAGCTGGTCACTAAATTTCGGTCTCAGATAAATATAGATATTGCAGTTCACTGTCATGATGATTTCGGTATGGCCACAGCCAATGCAGTTACAGCTCTTGAATCAGGAGCTATGTATGCTGACTGTTCCGTGCTGGGGATAGGTGAACGTGCAGGTATTGCTGTCACAGAAGAGCTGGTGGCATGGCTGGCTCTACGTGACAGTAATGACCGTTATTCAACAAAAGTTTTAAAAGATGTTTGTTTGATGGTATCGGCCGCTTCAAAAGTTCATGTGCCTCGTACCAAGGCTGTAGTCGGAACTGATATTTTTGCCTGTGAATCAGGTTTGCATACTCACGCACTCAGTAAGCTTCCGGAACTTTTTGAACCGTACAATCCAGAGTCCGTCGGAATTTTCCGTAAATTGGCTGTGGGAGGAAAAAGCGGTAAAGCTGCTGTGCGCTCTGCTCTTGATGATTGCGGAGTAGATTGCGCTGCAACAGATCTTACAACTCTTACCGAAGCTGTACGGCAGCTTTCCTGCCGTTTGGAACGTCCTCTGACCCGTAGTGAATTTTTGAAGCTTAATGATGAAGAGGTGCTCTCATGATTAGACGTGTTCTGCTTATATCTTTCTGGATAGCTATTATGGTCAGACCCGTCTATTCCTCTGACGCTGTGTTTTTCTATCAATTCAGCTGTGGAAGTAATTCCGGCGCGGTATTGAAAAATATTTCATCCATATTTCAGGATGGTTGCCCTGCCGCAAAGATGAAATTATCTCTGAATATTTTAAACACAGGCGGATAATAAAGATGAGTAATATAGATTTAACAGCACTTGCGGTAACATTAAAGCTGGCTCTTATTGTAACCCCTGTACTTTTAATTATATGCCTGCCTGTTGCATATATGCTTGCTAAAGGTAACATTCGCGGCAAACATTTTATTGAGGCCGCGTGTAATCTGCCCATGGTTCTGCCACCAACAGTGCTGGGCTTCGGTCTGCTTATGATCATGGGACCATATTCCCTGCTGGGTACAGGTTGGAAGGCATTGACCGGGGGAAGTTTAACATTCTCTTTTGCAGGGCTTGTTTTCGGTTCTCTTATATACAGCCTTCCCTTTGGGATATTACCTCTGAGAGCCGCTCTTGAAAAGGTTGACGATGGGATTATCGAAGGCGCTAGAGCGCTGGGTATGAATGCATTTCAGGCTTTTATTTTTGTGACCCTTCCTAATGCGATTGGTGGATTAACTGCTTCTGCTGCACTGATCTTTGCTCATACTGTTGGAGAATTCGGAGTAGCCCTGATGATTGGAGGATCTATTCCGGGTGAAACCAAGGTTGTTTCTATTGCGATTTATGAACAGGCTGAAATGCTTGATTACGGAGCTGCCGGATTACTCTGTCTGATTTTACTGGTTGTCAGCTACGGTGCTCTGTTGATTATAGGAAAGAATTCTGGAGGAGGGCCTGCCTTTTTCAGCAGTCGATGCTGTGAACACAAGCCTTCTGACTATAGAGAACTTAAATATTTAAAAGAGGAAGACTCTATTTCTCTTGGTGTTAGGAGAGCTGTAAATGAAATTATGCAGAACTGATTTTGGTGATATCCCTGTGTCAGGTGCGGTTGAAAACTATCCAGATGGTAGTATTCGGTCCTGTTCTCCATCCACGGAGTGCTTCTTAACAACTGAGGCTGGGGAACTCATCCCCCAGTATTCCACTGATGATCTCAGGCGTAAAACTGTGCAGGCTGTACATTTTTATGAAAACGGTAAACTAAAATCTCTGCCACTTGAGATGAAGACTCCGGTATTTACTCCAGCCGGTATTGTCTCAGCAGAAATGGTAACATTTTATGAGAGTGGAAAAGTAAAACGGGTATTTCCTCTTAACGGAAAGCTTTCCGGATACTGGGCGCAGGAAGATGAGGAAGGGCTGGCTGAAATTTTGACTCTGGATACTCCATGCGGACCGATTTCTGCCAAGGTTATCAGCATGTGTTTTTATGAAAGTGGACGCTTGCGGTCTCTTACCCTGTGGCCCGGTGATAAGATAAACGTATCAACTCCATCCGGTGTTATAAAAACTCGTGTCGGTCTCAGTTTTAGTTCTAATGGCAAAATAAAATCCTTGGAACCTGCCGAACCTGTATCAGTTAAAACTTTCATTGGAGATATAACTGCTTATGATCCGGACGCTGTAGGTATTAATGGTGATGCAAACTCGCTAACATTTGGCGAAAATGGCGAAGTAACCAAAGTCGTAACAACTTTAACATCCATCATCGCTACTCATCATTCCGGGCGTGAGTTGACTTTTATTCCTGAGTATAGAGAGTCTCTATGCGGTGATGGTGAAAGGGAGGTTATCCCGATGTATATAAGTTTTGATAACAGTGGTGTCTCTATCTGCTCTGGAGTTGATTCAGATCCGGTATATCTAGATTTTAGTGAGCATGAATTTAGAACTCAGCCATTTTTGCCTCAGCTGGATAATTTGTTCGGTGCATTAAGGTGTTCCGTATAATTTAAAGAACGTCACTGGTAGTATTTTGTATTCAGCTTTTATTTATTCAACCTTAATGTCTTTTGTGATAAATATCTTGCATTATGGTGCTTAAATAAAAAGACTACTTTTTTAAAATGTAGTCTTTTTATTTATGTCCATTCTTAAAAAATGTATCTCTAAGTTCATAAACACTATTTATACGTAACATCCGTCCTGTTACAGTCATTTTGTATATAAAAGTGTATTCATTTAAATTTGTGAAAAATATAACCATCTCAAAAATAAAAATATTAATGTAATAGCTGTTGACGCAGCATTTAAAAGCCTATAGCTACACCATCCCTGACCATGGTTTTTGCCTCTATGCATATCATTTCGGTGCCTCTGCTTTTATGCCTCGTTCTGTTTATCATAAGTAACATTTATAAATTTTAGCCAATCAAAAGGGAGCTCTCTTCCGAGCTGACCTTTTGGTATGGTCCGGTTATGCACTTTGTATTGATCGTGCAATCAATTTTTGTAGTTCTCTAGTAATTGAGTTGTTCTGTAACTGATTATATTTATTAAAAAAGGAAAGAAATAATGGATGCAAGCTGCGCTATCGTGCCCAGTTCAAAAGGTTCTGTTCAAAGTGATATCTTTTCAGGTCTTACCGTTGCTCTGGCATTAGTGCCGGAGGCTGTAGCCTTTTCATTTGTGGCTGGAGTTTCGCCTATTGTAGGACTTTACGGTGCATTTATGATGTGCCTGATTACAGCTGTTCTCGGAGGGCGTCCGGGCATGATTTCAGGCGCTACAGGAGCCATGGCTGTGGTTATGGTCAATCTGGTTATGGAAGGTAATGCTCTTGGTGGTCCAGGATCACAACTCGGCGTGCAGTATTTGTTTTTTACTTTGCTTTTAGTTGGTATACTTCAAGCTCTTGCCGGAATTTTTAGGTTGGGCAAGTTTATCAGAATGGTTCCCCGCTCTGTCATGATGGGCTTTGTAAACGGGCTTGCCATTGTAATTTTTCTTTCACAGTTGAAGATGTTCAAGGCAGACGGTCATTGGATACAGGGTGATTCTTTATTCATAATGCTCGGACTTGTCGCTCTGACCATGGCAATTCTGCTTGCTGTTCCTAAAATATATAAAAAAGCACCCGGAGCATTAGTCGCAATTCTCAGTGTTTCAGCTTTGGTTATTTTTGCAAGGATCGATACTGCAACAGTTTTATCATTTATTCAGTCAAACGGTGGAAGTGGAATCAAAGCCGGATTACCGTCTTTCGCAATTCCTCAGGTTCCATTTACATGGGAAACCATGGTTTTTATTTTTCCATACGCATTAATCCTCGCAGCAATTGGGCTTATCGAATCTCTTATGACTTTGAGCCTGATTGATGAACTTACTGATACTCACGGGAATGGCAACAGAGAATGCATGGCGCAGGGGCTGGCGAACTTTGTTAACGGACTGTTTGGAGGAATGGGCGGCTGTGCAATGATCGGTCAAAGTATGATCAATATTACTTCCGGCGGGCGGGGTAGACTCTCCGGTATTGTGGCAGCATCTGCTTTGCTGTTTTTTATTCTTTTTACTTCCAGCTACATTGAAGTGGTGCCAATAGCTGCTCTCGTAGGGGTTATGTTCATTGTTGTGATCAAGACTTTTGCGTGGAGTACCTTTAATATTATGAACAAAATTCCCAAATGGGATGTGATCGTCATTCTATTGGTAACATTCTTGACTGTTCAATATGATCTTGCTGTGGCTGTAATTTGCGGAGTGATTATTTCAGCTGTTATTTTTGCCTGGGAGAACGCTCTTCGTATTCGTGCCCGTAAAATGGTGGATGAGCACGGCATCAAACATTATCAGATTTACGGTCCACTGTTCTTTGGCTCTACAACGCTGTTTATGAGCAAGTTCGACGTGAAAAATGATCCGCAGGAAGTCATAATTGATTTTGAGGAGTCACGTATTATGGATCAATCGGCAATTGAGATTATTAATAAAGTTGCTGAAATGTATCAACGCTCCGGTAAAACCATTCATTTATGGCATCTTAGTAAAGACTGCGTGCGTTTGATCAAAAAAGCAGAAAAAATATGCGTAGTAAATGTTCTGGCCGATCCTGATTACTTTGTCAGTATCGATGATTATCATAAGTTTAAAGCTAATGTGTAATTTTTAAGAATCAGTATTTAATATGGGGGATGCATTTAATTATGCATCCTTTTTTTATATAAAACCATTTTTACCATTAATAGACAGGTTGTCTGTTTCTTTATGATGATATATGCAGGGTAAAACTATAATTGGTTGTAATTTAGTTAAGAACACTGACGGGTTATATTTTGTGGAGATGATGAGATGGTCGGATTTAAAAAAAATATGATTGACAAAAATCAGTCCGCGTTAAAACTGGCGAATATTTTACTGTTTATAATCTTGTTTCTTGTAATGGCTGGTTGCGGCTTGAAACGTAACGCAATCCCTGTTGAGCTTCAAAGCGAGGCCACAGTAGTCGGTTACAAATATATACGTTTTTATGGAGATACTACTCCGGAAAACATGGATAAAATGATGAGTACGTGGGCAGACCTGAGTAAGCAGGCTGAGCGCACTCCAAATATTAATTTTCTAAGTTTATCCGGTGGAGGTGCTGATGGAGCTTTTGGCGCAGGTTTTTTGTCCGGGTGGACAGCTAGAGGTGACCGTCCTAAATTTAATATTGTTACTGGAGTAAGTACCGGAGCTTTGATAGCTCCGTTTGCATTCATGGGCGAGGAATACGATCCTTTTATAAAGTTGTTTTACACGACTTTTTCCACAAAAGATCTGGTTACTCCCCGGCCATATGCCTCAGCCATTTCAGGAGACTCTATATACAGTACTAGGCCATTGAGGGAAGCTTTAAAGAAATATGTTTCAGATGAATTGATTGTCAAGATTGCCGCTGAGCATCGCAATGGAAGAAGGCTGTTTATCGGTACAACCAATCTTGATGCTATGCGTCCAGTATACTGGGATATCGGAGAGATTGCTCAGTATAAAACCAAGGAAGCATACCAGCTTATTCGGGATGTGATTCTTGCTTCTGCTTCCGTTCCGGTCGCTTTTCCTCCAGTATATTTTAAGGTTCAGGCAAGAGGCCATCTTTATGATGAAATGCATGTTGATGGAGGTGTATCAAATCAGGTTTTTTCATATCCTCCGAGTATCCACCTTGCTGATGAATTGAAAAAAATAGGTGAGACACGAAAAATTACACTCTATGTAATCAGAAATGATGCTCTTATATCAGAAGGGCAGCAGATTGATCCATATCTGGCCGGAATTGCAGCACGCTCCATGGCCGGGCTCATTCGCAATCAGGGGATAGGAGATTTATACAGAATTTTTTATACAGCTCAGCGGGATAGAGTCGATTTTAAACTTGCTTTTATTCCCCCTGAATATAATGAGGAATCAGACGAATTGTTCAGCCCTGTTTATATGCGTAATTTATTTGAATTAGGTTATAAAATGGCAAAGAGTGATCATCCTTGGCATGCATCACCTCCGTCCTGTGTCGGGCGTGAAAACTATTAGTCCAAGTTGCTTCTTCTTTGTGCGGTTTTTTATAAAAACTGGTTTTAGCTTTTTTAGATCAGCATATTACAGACTTCATTAAATGTGTTTTTTTTAGTAAACTACGCACATGATGAATAATAAAGACATGTAGCTGTTAACTGTGATATTTGTATATTTATGGAGATAGAAGGAAGTTTATCCCTGTAAAATATACTATGACCGTTTGTCTTGAAGCTGTTCTTTCGGGGAGAAGGAGGACCTATATTCGTATAGAAAAGGTCAAAAAAGTAACCTAATAATTAATTTAAGCCTAAATAAAAAAATCAGTCTTCATCGTGAAGCAGGTTCTCCATTTAAGCATTATTTTTAGGTGGAGGGCTGGAGCATATTATATGTCGAATTTTCTAATAGTTCATATTGCTACGTCCACAGCAGGCTACCTTGTCTTTGCTATTGCATTCGTGATTGCCTGTCTTTTTATTTATCGGGAAAAAACAATCAAAAGCAAAAATGTGAATCTTAAAGAGAGATTTTCTTTCAGTCTCGATATACTGGATAAGTACATGTTTACTGCTCTTACAGTTGGTTTTATTCTGCTGTCGATAGGAATCCCGACAGGAGCTCTGCTTCAGAGAAAGATGTTCGGGAGCATAAATATGTTCTCACCACGGTTAGCAATTCCATCAGTGTTATGGTTGTTTTACCTGATTATTATTTATGCCCGTTATAGATCCGGTTATCGGGGCCGGATTACCTCTTATCTGGTTATTTTTGGAGGATGCTGCACCATGCTTTCTCTGTTTTATGAATTGTACAGAGTTAATTTGTAGATATTGTTTTTATGAATTTAATAAAAAAGGCATTCAAATTTGAATGCCTTTTTTATTTTGTCTGTCCCGTCCTGAAATCGGTTTAGCTGTTGTCTTTTAGATCTTGAACGATTCGTTGCATTTCGGATATCTGCTCAGCAAGTGAGTCCAGGGTTGTTGCAAATTCACGTGTACCACTTGCCGTTTCAATCGTTATCTGGTTGATCTCATCGATAGCGTTGTTGATTTCTTCCGATGTTGCAGACTGCTGCTCGGCTGCTGTGGCAATGCTATGAATTTGAGTTGCACTCTCTTCTGCTCTCACGACGATGTCATGCAGCATTTCTCCAGAGCTGCTTGAGAAATCCGTAGCTTCTTGAATGCGCTTAAAAACATTTTCCATTGAGGTGATGTTTTCTCCTGCAA of the Maridesulfovibrio zosterae DSM 11974 genome contains:
- a CDS encoding patatin-like phospholipase family protein, whose protein sequence is MVGFKKNMIDKNQSALKLANILLFIILFLVMAGCGLKRNAIPVELQSEATVVGYKYIRFYGDTTPENMDKMMSTWADLSKQAERTPNINFLSLSGGGADGAFGAGFLSGWTARGDRPKFNIVTGVSTGALIAPFAFMGEEYDPFIKLFYTTFSTKDLVTPRPYASAISGDSIYSTRPLREALKKYVSDELIVKIAAEHRNGRRLFIGTTNLDAMRPVYWDIGEIAQYKTKEAYQLIRDVILASASVPVAFPPVYFKVQARGHLYDEMHVDGGVSNQVFSYPPSIHLADELKKIGETRKITLYVIRNDALISEGQQIDPYLAGIAARSMAGLIRNQGIGDLYRIFYTAQRDRVDFKLAFIPPEYNEESDELFSPVYMRNLFELGYKMAKSDHPWHASPPSCVGRENY
- the ccsA gene encoding cytochrome c biogenesis protein CcsA; this translates as MSNFLIVHIATSTAGYLVFAIAFVIACLFIYREKTIKSKNVNLKERFSFSLDILDKYMFTALTVGFILLSIGIPTGALLQRKMFGSINMFSPRLAIPSVLWLFYLIIIYARYRSGYRGRITSYLVIFGGCCTMLSLFYELYRVNL